Proteins from one Fusobacterium periodonticum 1_1_41FAA genomic window:
- a CDS encoding autotransporter-associated N-terminal domain-containing protein: MNKQELEKSLKRFLKRKLSYTLSLLISFLITGGFAVASELNKEDLLSRIKEDRVRLEQMLKENSKERANLQKNYLDVLKEADFYVKPNKGSLFSMQYFNKRVKHVDIEWQGSVREATDHDSDREKFNSLQKGNNQLSEAGRYTYRSSKLSSGWVNKNTNYGSNANAYDVESKLFILPVVKAPVVNTPSAPNVTFTPPTAQQELKIVTPAKINIQMGTITVTAPTVTAPTVTVPSTIATPTLATVTVNEPNVAINIGSINVAGPTGLTLPSLTPPTVNVTTSVLIPEGIKTPELSVNPPESPAAPSFEVFSRGRGGSWLGGAWGSDSNTSFHAYHEGFNNFDPQVTMDSGVPGQLKDFINEAPMFNLSGVIYGNNKATAEIVATSTVTKVDNHYKNIASTTATRNLWGNDAYTLRATPGATITFSPHSFPAVAANTYVSNTDTRPLRYQHTWIFQGSPALVKDMTITIGGARTAGTTIFAQTPTAKLDNVDINLKGYAQVANLESEVDHSLSLNSVNINMENKKNTLVSISSVTINAHGYNNQDHRNTTSGWGAYQGDRGTGASTGINLGTTNLTIKSQESALYYIRHTDTHRWWGSNNLYSASAAANAQKYEINPGKYRMYYPSPGNTTFKNEGTIQFIGDGNVGAWIANYAPNRQQIKQYSGTTLQNITGAVRPTLKLGALVKMQGDNNTAYYFASHPNMPNHNGVFEGDVKVNVEIGTSLGTAGTTQNIGDSIGNPNKSEKNVAVFVASGQRSEMTTKVLNGFNQYYPASLSSKITNIDLYNGRVGDLNGDGVVDTNDYRIWGINTSSAHPAYNNIGAYQLGENGNVYATVNDFDLSDFSVKFGKYSKNSIGVVAKNGTVINLGKNTTISDSADPGAEDNIMVYAEGVWFNPRLKWSNQPIDAGTYGEEAYRRGESVTGQQNISDFNTTVKLKQGITMGSIKSTALFAKDGAKIDGSGKDVTMNGYGSKAVIAYGTKNYSDIVDSNNANANEQPDTIVNVANIIAKTNGPAPDNINTNIAAVAISQEGALKGKGDVQVNVSGKVDVYGVGAYAKGDKATVTIGGTNSYILTGSNSGLVATSGGTINFGGGTIDHKIDKQVPFYSENASKLNFKGATTVNMYKGIAFYGAASDFTAATTGTSLYNGMSNVTVELKDNGVNLGVFKGANLTWKGNTDTTYVNGIKNIPHVYAINTGTYWYSSSLENGSLTVETDVDRDNISSGATRGDGFNDIQMERERVILQAGKTIKSLAGSGLILASNKNATSNTESGYTIKNGTVNISNGANPTTGAYVNFGHIVTEKTATDEGIIKVSKGVAAYGVNGSKIQNEGTVNVASSDASNPGVGIMLLAKTDGKTETYGIANNKAAANSKWMEIVNKGTIDITGTNAIGIYAKNNHTAAATRALSTIYNEAPIELGDQGKAIVVQTTNTEGATLTLKDSGRTTTSQDIKVGKEGIGVYAEYSDVKFDGNYGIVIEDDGIAVQAKGVGKIEKTGATDKLNVEYKGAAAKTAMALAYTGVLNTDTFTNDINLNLTNTGNAKTLVGIYASGLGTLTNNGDITVEYDGTYGILSKGVDIVNNGTIKVGKTTSTDSDALGIYVENAGLTTNGDKLKVQGHGGTNNKPIGIYVKENAATTNKVITINQGTDAMKVEGKKGLGLYLDGNSGDKLKLVNKSDIELTASTASADKRIGLVLKAARNTGNLTSGKIVVKKNNIGIYNENSMLTHQGTLEVKHSEDSTTNIGIHNKAAGNNFVFKVEQTPTNPGLVDVEGHAGTVGISVETDGANTGTVTLTDAEIKVKATNMAAGKIPLGIYAKGNKININSTSSGSTFTVSPNAVGIYLEGDNTSKVSGSHKYSLSSENTADRLGIGTYFKGGSYATTTTTEKIEIESTQTKSNSDGPIRPIGLFYGQGSTKNEANLEILSTSNEVIGMYGKNLTLTNTGKIDVGAKGIGAYFAGTNLTNKGEVNVTAAGAYGLYLNGGSSNTQAKITVSGKDAVGVLITGKNSTFENKAPNSIISKGDNSIAVYVEKDAEFKNSGKVTSEEVSSKSIGIFADKAKVTNVSNATIESKNVGIYAKTSSTVNNAGKITIVDGSGIVATDKTTVNLNASGLINSTATKANGVIATNKTTVNLSGTNISLTGNKSTGIYSDNKSTVNLTSGNVTIGQEGLGLYTNNGTVNLTSYTGTFSLGNKSVGIYSKASTVNGGTLKVAYNNTDMGVGIFYDGGTITNNTVVQHTGKNLVNVLSKGVTLTNTANQNIQENSIGVYAVGGEVTNSGTMTLTGDKSVAFYLDNGAKLKAIGTINGTVPSNYKVGVYAKNGKIEGTGTYNFAVDNGVAMYLDNNGVNDFKGTLNMSADSLSGKRAVGIYTTPSTTARNINTNINVTGKDSIGMLLSGNATTGSTVNYGGTLDISGASSNKYGIGAMVQQNSVFNLTSTGKVKIGGTNNIGFYVKQGGTLQVTGGTVENTKDGTFAYLENGNLDFKAGTVPNINYLNVSVSGASGLIKNSTSISVGTSGLQATDGAKILNTSVGTINGKVDNAKALVGIGAGTNITNQGTIKLTGKESVAMYLNDNAIGTSTGSVEVGKNSVAYFVKDNGLINVSGTTKIGKDSSVFYINKGRVNYTGKDIVLPDSTTGVTLIGTNPGVVAANFNGKSMTVGEKATGIYITGQATVDNNTIQNLQKINVGKLGNGIYINNNNPFTTNTTLEITGEEGIGIYSTKNGNLTYGGKIDSTVAKAKGIVHTGAGDTINNGVIKLTGDSSIGAYAKGGNLLENTNKIEIAKGTSSATAVGLYGLNQTTVKNSGSIKLLESSIGIYGENTAVINTGSILNSGKNNNGIYAKNSDVTNTGPITLGDSSNGIFATSTGVKTITNSGNITVGNTNSAGIFGAGKTGINNLGGNITVGKESVGLATKEGNITVASATNFNVGESSTYIYSQKGNVVNSANLTLSDYSVGAYTETGNVQNNATITVGKSLVGGSVNKVSVGMATEKGTITNNSTINVPDKYGVGMVATKGGTAINAVGATINANGELSYAMQATGSSNLINNGTINVRGKDARGMAATNNSKILNTGTITIDSSATKAQGIYVDFGSEVENSGTINLNSTTGVGILAGTGGVIKNNNTGTINLGPGVSPAQKSKREGASQLSAGAITIKGPKAYIDGVEIQNSGVINVNGPLDLGTIKLGSAAGHIGTINAESFNNGKFIVLPNATLGSNRDMYTIQYLGGIQNVPNNGSITAISHSATFVADIQKDTTSHNITRIVLVRVPYTKLLAGTAAENFGKGLDDLYKGLSQKGPKDPEQKIFDGLKMISDKNQLGATFDMELRGNTYANVQGRILNINENFSNSYENLKNSNLYARERFKTGAIITSGNAKDKNPAVEDYKSTTTGLIVMKEKDFVTYGRSADVSLAFTETNFKFDYGSKERVHSLQAGVGFENFLTENNWKYSTRGEFTINRHNMKRKIHLSNGTFENRGKYWSETVEWKNKLRYEIGSHNGLVTAGVFGTFNLGYGKFHNIKENGDGVELEIRDKDMYMVRPGVGVDVAINHYTKGGKVSLVGTATAEYEAGKVYNGVNQAKIKNSNAGYYDLEKPKEIREIFKVGAQVQYETNAGHKIGVGVTREAGSVNATKVGINAVYKF; the protein is encoded by the coding sequence ATGAATAAACAAGAATTAGAAAAATCACTTAAACGTTTTTTAAAGAGAAAACTAAGTTATACTTTATCTCTTCTAATATCTTTCCTAATAACAGGAGGATTTGCAGTAGCAAGTGAATTAAATAAAGAAGATTTGCTTTCAAGAATTAAAGAGGATAGAGTAAGACTTGAACAAATGCTTAAAGAAAACTCTAAAGAAAGAGCTAATTTACAAAAAAATTACTTAGATGTATTAAAAGAAGCTGATTTTTATGTAAAGCCTAATAAAGGTTCTCTATTTTCTATGCAATATTTCAATAAAAGAGTAAAACATGTAGATATAGAATGGCAAGGTAGTGTTAGAGAGGCTACTGACCATGATTCAGATAGAGAAAAATTCAATTCTTTACAAAAAGGTAATAATCAACTATCAGAAGCTGGAAGATATACTTATAGATCTAGCAAATTATCAAGTGGTTGGGTAAACAAAAATACTAATTATGGATCTAATGCAAATGCTTATGATGTTGAATCAAAGTTATTTATATTACCAGTAGTTAAGGCTCCAGTTGTAAACACACCAAGTGCACCTAATGTAACATTTACACCACCAACAGCACAACAAGAGCTTAAAATAGTAACACCAGCTAAAATAAATATTCAAATGGGAACTATAACAGTAACAGCACCAACAGTAACAGCACCAACAGTAACAGTACCATCTACAATTGCTACTCCAACACTAGCAACTGTAACAGTAAATGAACCTAATGTGGCAATTAATATAGGAAGTATAAATGTAGCAGGTCCAACAGGATTAACTTTACCAAGTTTGACACCACCAACAGTTAATGTAACTACTAGTGTGTTAATTCCTGAGGGTATAAAAACACCTGAATTAAGTGTAAATCCACCAGAATCTCCAGCAGCCCCTAGTTTTGAAGTTTTTTCTAGAGGAAGAGGTGGTAGTTGGCTAGGAGGAGCTTGGGGATCAGATTCTAACACATCATTTCATGCCTATCATGAAGGTTTTAATAACTTTGACCCACAAGTAACTATGGATAGTGGAGTTCCAGGTCAATTAAAAGATTTTATAAATGAAGCTCCTATGTTCAATTTAAGTGGGGTTATATATGGAAATAATAAAGCAACTGCTGAAATAGTTGCAACATCAACTGTTACAAAAGTCGATAACCACTATAAAAATATAGCTTCAACTACTGCTACTCGAAATTTATGGGGAAATGATGCCTATACATTAAGAGCTACTCCAGGAGCTACTATTACTTTCAGTCCTCATTCTTTCCCAGCAGTAGCTGCTAATACTTATGTTTCAAATACTGATACTCGTCCTCTTAGATATCAACACACTTGGATTTTTCAAGGAAGTCCTGCTTTGGTAAAAGATATGACTATTACTATTGGAGGGGCTAGAACTGCTGGAACTACAATTTTTGCACAAACTCCAACAGCAAAATTAGATAATGTTGATATTAATTTAAAAGGTTATGCACAAGTAGCAAATTTGGAAAGTGAAGTTGACCATTCACTAAGTTTAAATAGTGTTAATATAAATATGGAAAATAAAAAAAATACTTTAGTTTCAATAAGCTCAGTTACAATAAATGCTCATGGTTATAATAATCAAGACCATAGAAATACTACTAGTGGTTGGGGAGCATATCAAGGAGATAGAGGAACTGGAGCTAGTACTGGTATTAATTTAGGAACAACTAATTTAACTATAAAATCTCAAGAAAGTGCTCTATATTACATTAGACATACAGACACACATAGATGGTGGGGTTCTAATAATCTTTACTCTGCATCTGCTGCTGCCAATGCACAAAAATATGAAATAAATCCTGGAAAGTATAGAATGTATTATCCAAGCCCAGGAAATACTACTTTCAAAAATGAAGGAACTATACAATTTATTGGAGATGGAAATGTTGGAGCTTGGATTGCTAATTATGCACCAAATAGACAACAAATAAAACAATATAGTGGTACTACTCTACAAAATATAACAGGTGCTGTTAGACCAACTTTAAAATTAGGTGCTCTTGTTAAAATGCAAGGGGACAATAACACTGCTTATTATTTTGCTAGTCACCCTAATATGCCAAACCATAATGGAGTTTTTGAAGGAGATGTAAAAGTAAATGTAGAAATAGGTACGTCTCTTGGAACTGCTGGAACTACGCAAAATATTGGAGATAGTATAGGAAATCCAAATAAATCTGAAAAAAATGTTGCTGTATTTGTTGCTTCTGGTCAAAGAAGTGAAATGACTACTAAAGTATTGAATGGTTTCAATCAATATTACCCTGCTTCTTTATCATCAAAAATAACTAATATAGATTTATATAATGGTCGTGTTGGTGATTTAAATGGAGATGGAGTAGTTGATACAAATGACTATAGAATATGGGGAATAAATACTTCTAGTGCACACCCAGCATATAATAATATAGGTGCTTATCAATTGGGTGAAAATGGAAATGTTTATGCAACTGTCAATGATTTTGATTTATCAGATTTTAGTGTAAAATTTGGAAAATATTCTAAAAATTCTATAGGGGTTGTTGCAAAAAATGGAACAGTCATTAATTTAGGTAAAAATACAACTATATCAGATAGTGCTGATCCAGGTGCTGAAGATAATATTATGGTTTATGCTGAAGGTGTTTGGTTTAACCCTAGATTAAAATGGTCTAATCAACCAATAGATGCTGGAACTTATGGTGAAGAAGCTTATAGAAGAGGAGAATCTGTTACAGGTCAACAAAATATTTCTGACTTTAATACTACAGTAAAACTAAAACAAGGTATTACAATGGGAAGTATTAAATCTACTGCCCTATTTGCAAAAGATGGTGCAAAAATAGATGGTAGTGGAAAAGATGTAACAATGAATGGTTATGGTTCAAAGGCAGTTATAGCTTATGGAACAAAAAACTATTCAGATATAGTTGATTCTAATAATGCTAATGCTAATGAGCAACCAGATACTATAGTTAATGTTGCTAATATAATAGCTAAAACAAATGGTCCAGCTCCAGATAATATAAATACTAACATCGCAGCTGTCGCTATTTCACAAGAAGGAGCTCTAAAAGGTAAGGGAGATGTTCAAGTAAATGTAAGTGGAAAAGTTGATGTATATGGTGTGGGTGCTTATGCAAAAGGAGATAAGGCAACTGTTACAATAGGAGGAACAAATAGTTATATTTTAACTGGTTCAAACTCAGGTTTAGTAGCTACAAGTGGGGGTACAATTAATTTTGGAGGAGGTACAATTGATCACAAAATAGATAAACAAGTACCTTTCTACTCTGAAAATGCTTCAAAACTAAACTTCAAAGGAGCTACAACAGTAAATATGTATAAAGGTATTGCTTTCTATGGAGCAGCAAGTGACTTCACAGCAGCAACAACTGGAACATCACTATACAATGGGATGTCAAATGTGACAGTTGAATTAAAAGATAATGGTGTTAACTTAGGAGTATTTAAAGGTGCTAACTTAACTTGGAAAGGTAATACTGATACAACATATGTAAATGGAATTAAAAATATTCCTCATGTATATGCTATTAATACAGGAACTTATTGGTACAGTAGTTCATTAGAAAATGGAAGTCTTACTGTAGAGACTGATGTTGATAGAGATAATATCTCTTCAGGAGCTACAAGAGGTGATGGTTTTAATGATATTCAAATGGAAAGAGAAAGAGTTATACTACAAGCTGGAAAAACTATAAAATCTCTTGCAGGTAGTGGACTAATTTTAGCATCTAATAAAAATGCTACATCAAATACTGAATCAGGATACACTATAAAAAATGGCACAGTTAATATATCTAATGGAGCTAATCCTACAACTGGAGCTTATGTAAACTTTGGACATATAGTTACAGAAAAAACTGCTACAGATGAAGGAATTATTAAAGTTTCTAAAGGTGTTGCAGCTTATGGAGTCAATGGAAGTAAAATCCAAAATGAAGGAACTGTAAATGTTGCAAGTTCAGATGCTTCAAATCCTGGTGTTGGAATCATGTTACTTGCAAAGACTGATGGAAAAACTGAAACTTATGGTATAGCAAATAATAAGGCGGCAGCAAATTCTAAATGGATGGAAATTGTAAATAAAGGAACTATAGATATTACAGGAACTAATGCTATTGGAATCTATGCTAAAAATAACCATACAGCAGCTGCTACAAGAGCTTTATCAACTATATATAATGAAGCACCTATTGAATTAGGAGATCAAGGTAAAGCTATAGTTGTTCAAACTACTAATACTGAAGGAGCAACTTTAACTCTTAAAGATTCTGGTAGAACTACAACATCTCAAGATATTAAAGTTGGTAAAGAAGGTATAGGAGTTTATGCTGAATATTCTGATGTTAAATTTGATGGAAATTATGGAATAGTCATTGAAGATGATGGTATAGCAGTTCAAGCTAAAGGTGTTGGAAAAATTGAAAAAACAGGAGCAACTGACAAATTAAATGTAGAATACAAAGGTGCTGCTGCTAAAACAGCCATGGCTTTAGCATATACAGGAGTACTAAACACTGATACCTTTACAAATGACATTAATTTAAATTTAACTAATACAGGAAATGCAAAAACTCTTGTTGGAATTTATGCTTCTGGACTTGGAACTTTAACAAATAATGGAGATATAACAGTTGAATATGATGGTACTTATGGAATACTATCTAAGGGTGTAGATATAGTTAATAATGGAACTATAAAAGTTGGTAAAACAACTTCAACAGATAGTGATGCCTTAGGAATTTATGTAGAAAATGCTGGTTTAACAACTAATGGAGATAAGTTAAAAGTTCAAGGTCATGGTGGAACTAATAATAAACCAATAGGAATTTATGTAAAAGAAAATGCTGCAACAACAAATAAAGTTATCACAATTAATCAAGGTACTGATGCTATGAAAGTAGAAGGTAAAAAAGGTCTTGGTCTTTACCTAGATGGTAATAGTGGTGATAAGTTAAAATTAGTTAATAAATCTGATATAGAACTTACTGCTTCAACAGCTTCAGCTGATAAGAGAATAGGACTAGTTCTTAAAGCAGCAAGAAATACTGGAAACTTAACAAGTGGAAAAATTGTAGTAAAGAAAAATAATATAGGTATCTATAATGAAAATTCTATGTTGACTCATCAAGGAACTCTTGAAGTAAAACACAGTGAAGATTCTACTACAAACATAGGTATTCATAACAAAGCTGCTGGTAATAACTTCGTATTTAAAGTAGAACAAACTCCTACAAATCCAGGTCTTGTAGATGTTGAAGGTCATGCTGGAACAGTTGGTATCTCTGTTGAAACAGATGGAGCTAACACAGGAACTGTTACTTTAACAGATGCAGAAATAAAAGTTAAAGCTACTAATATGGCAGCAGGAAAAATACCATTAGGAATTTATGCAAAAGGTAATAAGATAAATATAAACTCTACAAGCTCTGGAAGTACATTTACAGTATCTCCAAATGCTGTGGGAATTTACTTAGAAGGAGATAATACTTCGAAAGTATCAGGTTCTCATAAATATAGTTTATCTTCTGAAAATACAGCAGATAGACTAGGAATAGGAACATACTTTAAAGGTGGTTCTTATGCAACTACTACTACTACTGAAAAAATAGAAATAGAAAGTACTCAAACTAAGTCTAATTCAGATGGTCCAATCAGACCAATAGGACTATTTTATGGACAAGGTTCTACAAAGAACGAAGCTAACTTAGAAATCCTATCAACAAGCAATGAAGTTATTGGAATGTATGGTAAGAATTTAACTCTTACTAATACAGGAAAAATAGATGTAGGAGCTAAGGGAATAGGAGCATACTTTGCTGGAACAAACTTAACTAATAAAGGTGAAGTTAATGTTACAGCTGCAGGAGCCTATGGACTATATTTAAATGGTGGAAGTTCTAATACTCAAGCTAAGATAACAGTTTCAGGAAAAGACGCTGTTGGAGTATTAATAACTGGTAAAAATTCAACTTTTGAAAATAAAGCTCCTAATAGTATTATTTCTAAGGGAGATAATTCTATTGCAGTATATGTAGAAAAAGATGCAGAATTTAAAAACTCTGGTAAAGTAACATCAGAAGAAGTAAGTTCTAAGAGTATAGGAATATTTGCTGATAAAGCTAAAGTGACAAATGTTTCAAATGCAACAATAGAATCTAAAAATGTAGGAATCTATGCTAAAACATCTTCTACTGTTAACAATGCTGGTAAAATAACTATAGTTGATGGAAGTGGTATAGTAGCTACAGATAAGACTACTGTTAATTTAAATGCTAGTGGTTTAATAAATAGTACTGCTACTAAAGCAAATGGAGTAATTGCAACAAATAAAACTACTGTTAATTTATCAGGAACAAATATTTCATTGACTGGAAATAAATCAACTGGTATTTATTCTGATAATAAATCTACTGTAAACTTAACTAGTGGAAATGTAACTATAGGACAAGAAGGTTTAGGACTATATACAAATAATGGAACTGTTAATTTAACTTCATATACAGGAACATTCTCACTTGGAAATAAATCAGTAGGAATCTACTCAAAAGCAAGTACAGTTAATGGTGGAACTTTAAAAGTTGCATATAATAACACTGATATGGGAGTAGGAATCTTCTATGATGGAGGAACTATAACTAATAACACAGTAGTTCAACATACAGGTAAAAATTTAGTAAATGTTCTTTCTAAGGGAGTAACTTTAACAAACACTGCTAACCAAAATATACAAGAAAACAGTATAGGTGTATATGCTGTTGGTGGAGAAGTTACAAACTCTGGAACAATGACATTAACTGGAGATAAATCAGTTGCTTTCTACTTAGATAATGGTGCAAAATTGAAAGCTATTGGAACAATCAATGGTACAGTTCCATCAAACTATAAGGTTGGAGTATATGCTAAAAATGGAAAAATAGAAGGAACTGGAACATATAATTTTGCTGTTGATAATGGTGTTGCTATGTATTTAGATAACAACGGAGTAAATGATTTCAAAGGAACTCTAAATATGTCAGCTGATTCTCTATCTGGAAAGAGAGCAGTAGGAATTTATACTACACCTTCTACAACAGCTAGAAATATCAATACTAATATAAATGTTACAGGTAAAGATAGCATTGGAATGTTACTAAGTGGAAATGCTACAACTGGAAGTACAGTTAACTATGGTGGAACATTAGACATAAGTGGAGCTAGTTCAAATAAATATGGAATAGGAGCTATGGTTCAACAAAATTCAGTATTTAATTTGACATCTACTGGTAAAGTTAAAATAGGTGGAACTAATAATATAGGTTTCTATGTTAAACAAGGTGGAACTCTACAAGTTACTGGAGGAACAGTTGAAAATACAAAAGATGGAACATTTGCATACTTAGAAAATGGAAACTTAGATTTCAAAGCTGGAACAGTACCTAATATCAACTATCTAAATGTATCAGTATCAGGTGCTAGTGGACTTATTAAAAACTCAACAAGTATATCAGTTGGTACATCAGGATTACAAGCAACAGATGGTGCAAAAATACTTAATACTTCTGTTGGAACAATAAATGGTAAAGTTGATAATGCAAAAGCTCTTGTTGGTATTGGAGCTGGAACTAACATAACTAACCAAGGAACAATTAAGTTAACTGGAAAAGAATCTGTTGCAATGTATCTTAACGATAATGCAATTGGTACATCTACTGGTTCTGTAGAAGTAGGTAAAAACTCAGTAGCTTACTTCGTAAAAGACAATGGACTTATCAATGTAAGTGGAACAACTAAAATAGGTAAAGATTCATCTGTATTCTATATAAATAAAGGTAGAGTTAACTACACTGGAAAAGATATAGTGTTACCTGATTCAACTACTGGAGTAACTCTTATTGGAACAAACCCTGGAGTTGTTGCAGCTAACTTCAATGGAAAATCAATGACAGTTGGAGAAAAAGCAACAGGAATATATATTACAGGTCAAGCAACAGTGGATAATAATACTATACAAAATCTACAAAAAATTAATGTAGGAAAATTAGGAAATGGTATTTACATAAACAACAACAATCCATTTACAACAAATACTACATTAGAAATTACTGGTGAAGAAGGTATAGGAATTTACAGTACTAAAAATGGAAACCTTACTTATGGTGGTAAGATTGACTCTACTGTAGCAAAAGCTAAGGGTATTGTTCATACAGGTGCTGGAGATACTATAAACAATGGTGTAATAAAACTTACTGGAGATTCAAGTATAGGTGCTTATGCAAAAGGTGGAAACTTACTTGAAAATACAAATAAAATTGAAATAGCAAAAGGTACATCTTCTGCAACAGCTGTTGGATTGTATGGATTAAATCAAACAACTGTTAAAAATAGTGGAAGTATCAAATTACTAGAATCTTCAATTGGTATCTATGGAGAAAATACTGCTGTTATAAATACTGGAAGCATTTTAAATTCTGGTAAAAATAACAATGGTATCTATGCTAAGAATAGTGATGTAACTAACACTGGACCTATAACTTTAGGTGATTCTTCTAATGGTATATTTGCAACTTCAACAGGAGTGAAAACTATAACTAATAGTGGAAATATTACTGTTGGTAATACAAATTCGGCTGGTATATTTGGTGCAGGTAAAACTGGAATAAATAATCTTGGTGGAAATATTACTGTTGGTAAAGAATCTGTTGGTCTTGCTACAAAAGAAGGAAATATCACAGTTGCTTCTGCTACTAACTTTAATGTTGGAGAAAGCTCTACATACATCTATTCTCAAAAAGGTAATGTTGTAAATAGTGCAAATCTTACTTTAAGTGATTACTCTGTTGGAGCTTACACAGAAACAGGTAATGTCCAAAATAATGCCACTATAACAGTAGGAAAATCTTTAGTAGGAGGTTCTGTTAATAAAGTATCTGTTGGTATGGCTACAGAAAAAGGTACTATCACAAATAATTCAACTATCAATGTTCCAGATAAATATGGAGTAGGTATGGTTGCTACTAAAGGTGGAACTGCTATAAATGCTGTTGGTGCTACTATCAATGCTAATGGAGAATTATCTTATGCTATGCAAGCAACTGGTTCATCTAATTTAATAAATAATGGAACTATTAATGTTAGAGGAAAAGATGCTAGAGGTATGGCAGCAACAAATAATTCTAAGATATTAAATACTGGAACTATAACTATAGATAGTTCTGCAACTAAGGCTCAAGGAATCTATGTGGACTTTGGTTCAGAAGTAGAAAATAGTGGAACTATAAACTTAAATAGTACAACAGGTGTTGGTATCTTAGCTGGTACAGGAGGAGTAATTAAAAATAATAACACTGGAACAATTAATCTAGGCCCAGGAGTTTCTCCAGCACAAAAGAGTAAGAGAGAAGGAGCAAGTCAACTTTCTGCAGGTGCAATTACTATAAAAGGACCAAAAGCATATATAGATGGTGTAGAAATTCAAAATAGTGGAGTAATTAATGTAAATGGTCCACTAGATTTAGGAACTATTAAATTAGGTAGTGCAGCAGGACATATAGGAACTATCAATGCTGAAAGCTTTAATAATGGTAAATTTATAGTTCTTCCTAATGCAACATTAGGTTCAAACAGAGATATGTATACTATTCAATATCTTGGTGGAATTCAAAATGTACCTAATAATGGTTCTATAACAGCTATATCACATTCAGCAACATTTGTAGCTGATATACAAAAAGATACTACAAGTCATAATATAACTAGAATTGTTTTAGTAAGAGTTCCTTATACTAAACTTCTTGCTGGAACAGCAGCTGAAAACTTTGGAAAAGGTTTAGATGACTTATATAAAGGATTAAGCCAAAAAGGTCCTAAAGATCCTGAACAAAAAATATTTGATGGATTGAAGATGATTTCAGATAAGAATCAATTAGGTGCAACATTTGATATGGAATTAAGAGGAAATACTTATGCAAATGTTCAAGGAAGAATTTTAAATATTAATGAAAACTTCTCTAATTCTTATGAAAATCTAAAAAATAGCAACCTATATGCTAGAGAAAGATTTAAGACAGGAGCTATCATAACAAGTGGAAATGCTAAGGATAAAAATCCAGCAGTAGAAGATTATAAATCTACAACAACTGGACTAATAGTTATGAAAGAAAAAGACTTTGTTACATATGGAAGAAGTGCTGATGTAAGTTTAGCATTTACTGAAACAAACTTTAAATTTGACTATGGTTCAAAAGAAAGAGTACATTCATTACAAGCTGGTGTAGGTTTTGAAAACTTCTTAACAGAAAATAATTGGAAATATTCAACAAGAGGAGAATTTACTATAAATAGACACAATATGAAGAGAAAAATACATCTAAGTAATGGAACATTTGAAAACAGAGGAAAATATTGGTCTGAAACAGTTGAATGGAAAAATAAATTACGTTATGAAATAGGAAGTCATAATGGTCTTGTGACAGCTGGAGTCTTCGGAACATTTAATTTAGGTTATGGAAAATTCCATAATATAAAAGAAAATGGTGATGGAGTAGAATTAGAAATAAGAGATAAAGATATGTATATGGTAAGACCAGGAGTAGGTGTTGATGTAGCAATCAATCACTATACAAAAGGTGGTAAAGTAAGTTTAGTAGGAACTGCAACAGCTGAATACGAAGCTGGTAAGGTTTATAATGGAGTAAATCAAGCTAAGATTAAAAATTCAAATGCTGGCTACTATGACTTAGAAAAACCAAAAGAAATAAGAGAAATATTTAAAGTAGGAGCTCAAGTCCAATATGAAACTAATGCAGGACATAAGATTGGAGTTGGAGTAACAAGAGAAGCCGGAAGTGTAAATGCAACAAAAGTTGGAATAAATGCTGTTTATAAATTCTAA